In a genomic window of Lepisosteus oculatus isolate fLepOcu1 chromosome 3, fLepOcu1.hap2, whole genome shotgun sequence:
- the tmed7 gene encoding transmembrane emp24 domain-containing protein 7: protein MYSGNVGVLVQVLWAQLLLGWVCGSELTFELPDNAKQCFYEDITIGTKCTLEFQVVTGGHYDVDCRLEDPDGTVLYKEMKKQYDSFTFTAAKNGTYKFCFSNEFSTFTHKTVYFDFQVGEDPPLFPNENRVTALTQMESACVSIHEALKSVIDYQTHFRLREAQGRSRAEDLNTRVAFWSVGEAVILLVVSIGQVVLLRSFFSDKKTTTTRVGS from the exons ATGTACAGTGGTAATGTCGGAGTGCTGGTGCAGGTGCTGTGGGCCCAGTTGCTGTTGGGATGGGTATGCGGCTCAGAGCTCACCTTCGAGCTCCCAGACAATGCTAAGCAGTGTTTCTACGAGGACATCACGATCGGCACGAAGTGCACCCTGGAGTTTCAG gTTGTAACAGGAGGCCATTATGATGTGGATTGTCGTCTTGAAGACCCAGATGGAACAGTTCTTTACAAGGAGATGAAAAAGCAGTATGACAGTTTTACTTTCACAGCAGCAAAGAATGGGACCTACAAGTTCTGTTTCAGCAATGAGTTCTCCACCTTCACGCACAAAACTGTCTACTTTGACTTTCAAGTTGGAGAAGACCCACCACTTTTCCCCAATGAGAACAGAGTTACGGCACTGACCCAG ATGGAGTCTGCATGCGTTTCGATACATGAAGCCCTTAAGTCTGTTATCGACTACCAGACACACTTCCGCCTTAGGGAGGCACAAGGACGCAGCCGTGCAGAGGACCTGAACACCAGAGTTGCTTTCTGGTCTGTTGGAGAAGCTGTTATCTTGCTGGTTGTGAGCATTGGCCAGGTAGTTCTCCTCAGGAGCTTTTTCTCTGACAAGAAAACCACCACAACCCGTGTTGGATCATAA